The bacterium DNA segment ATTGCCCGATGCCGTTACCTTCCTCTCGGCAGAACGGATTGCCGATAGCGGTCCAGACCCGCTGGTCTGGTATGAAGCAGAACTGGCGAGCGGCGCCAGCGTCAGCTACCGCGTCACTGTCCGTGCCAGCACCCAGCTGGGCACTTTTGAAAACTGCGCCTTTGTCTCCAGTCCGAACCTGGATGAGAACCTGAACAACAATTCAACCTGCAGCCAATTCTTTATTCTGGAACGCCCGGCGGGCAACAGCAATATCCGTATCGGCGACCGGGTGTGGCAAGATGCCAATAAAAACGGCGTTCAGGATGAAGGCGAGAACGGGTTGGCCAACGTCAAGGTTCAACTGCTCTCTTCCCCAGGCGGCAACCTGATTGCCGAAACGGCTACAGACGAAAACGGTCTTTATGCCTTTGCCCAGGTCGCGCCCGGCAGCTACCTATTGGCGTTTGAACATTTAAAGGATTACTATTTCACCCTTCTCGACCAGGGTGAAGACGACAAGGATTCGGACGCCGACCCGATCACCGGACGTACCAACCCATTGACTGTAGCTGCCGACCAAGTCGATGAACGATGGGACGCAGGCATGGTCCGGAGGGAAATCCCGTCGCCGCTGGATAACAGCATCGGCGATCGCGTCTGGTTGGACAGCAACGGCAATGGGATTCAAGAGGAAGGCGAAAGCGGCATCGAAGGCATTCAGGTTCAGCTGCTCTCCTCGCCCAGCGCCACACTGGTGGCCGCCACCGCGACCAACAGCGAAGGGTTATACAGCTTTGTCAATGTAGCGCCCGGCAACTATCTGCTGGCCTTCAGCCTGCTCGACGGTCATCACTTTACCCTCGTCGGTCAGGGCGATGAGGCCACGGATTCCGACGCGGAGATCACCACCGGCCGCACTGCCGCCTTTAGCATTGCCGCAGATGAAAAAATCACCGGCTGGGATGCGGGTATGACAGCCAACGACTCACCGGCGCCCACCGGCATTCGTATCGGCGACCGAGTCTGGCTTGATACAAACAAGAACGGATTGCAGGATGAAGGCGAACCCGGCGTTCCGTCGGCGACCATCAACCTGCTCTCTGATCCTTCCGGCACGCTGGTGCTTACAACCCTGACGGACGCGCAGGGACACTATGTGTTTGAAAATGTCCCCGCCGGCAGCTACCGGCTTGAGCTGCAGTTGCCAGACAACCTGGTGTTTACCACCGCCGACGCGGGCGACGATGATATCGATTCGGATGCGGATCCGGCCACCGGACGTACGGCTGTATTTGCAGTCGAGAACGGTCAGCAGGTTTTCCTATTTGATATCGGCCTGAAGCAGAGAACCACGTCGAACCTCCAAGTGGTCAAGTCGATCCCGGATGAGCACGCATACTATTACCGCAATCAGCAGGTGACCTTTTTGATCAGGGTCAGCAACCAAGGTCCGGAGACCGCCCAGAACGTACGCATCATCGATACGGTGCCGGACGGATTGACTTTTATCTCCGCTGCGCCCAGCCAGACCAGCGGCCCCAATCCACTCATCTGGACCCTCGAAAGCTTGGCGGTTAATGAGACCA contains these protein-coding regions:
- a CDS encoding DUF11 domain-containing protein; this encodes DKSTVLYETVYPGGSSSSNQRWVSFYSWNVSGPHVYYLDVSLLPGADGIADDENGYKIRIVNGNTDGNEGNGNEIGLYALRTAFSLMGVGDLSYTFGFYVPPEQSTLNLYNYDMELQGPVTYISPDGVEYSGTVSGSSAWNTTPPVNSLPSANGDVIVQPQSGWWAAKFSIRHEDGKNHNTNQFIFWPNDLPFDGVRNLGSSIGDRVWRDANLNGLQDAGETGIGGVVVKLLNAADNSVLRTTTSAPDGSYLFMNVPAGRYVLEFIASSAWYSSPNGLGSDRNLDSNPDPNSGRTGVVTVGENMAVLDIDAGFIPKNISNLVVHKSIEANGNRFYPGDEFTFIITVTNQGPQTANHVRVMDQLPDAVTFLSAERIADSGPDPLVWYEAELASGASVSYRVTVRASTQLGTFENCAFVSSPNLDENLNNNSTCSQFFILERPAGNSNIRIGDRVWQDANKNGVQDEGENGLANVKVQLLSSPGGNLIAETATDENGLYAFAQVAPGSYLLAFEHLKDYYFTLLDQGEDDKDSDADPITGRTNPLTVAADQVDERWDAGMVRREIPSPLDNSIGDRVWLDSNGNGIQEEGESGIEGIQVQLLSSPSATLVAATATNSEGLYSFVNVAPGNYLLAFSLLDGHHFTLVGQGDEATDSDAEITTGRTAAFSIAADEKITGWDAGMTANDSPAPTGIRIGDRVWLDTNKNGLQDEGEPGVPSATINLLSDPSGTLVLTTLTDAQGHYVFENVPAGSYRLELQLPDNLVFTTADAGDDDIDSDADPATGRTAVFAVENGQQVFLFDIGLKQRTTSNLQVVKSIPDEHAYYYRNQQVTFLIRVSNQGPETAQNVRIIDTVPDGLTFISAAPSQTSGPNPLIWTLESLAVNETIEIAVVMQSTEKLGGMDNCVMVSSSSLDPDLTNNISCAQIHVLLPVELSSFSARSINNQVLLEWSTQSETENLGFHLLRSDNENGPYTQITQSMIQGAGTSSSLRNYQYQDLTATESKT